Within Paenibacillus sabinae T27, the genomic segment TCTAAAAGAACATGGTAAGGTTATTTTAGTTTGGAATACACGTCAAACAAAAGGAACCCCTTTTTTAGAAGGGATAGAACATTTATTGCTTAACTATGGTATTGATTATTCTGAAGTGAATCACAAAAACATTTCTGAAGATAAACTGCAATTATTCTATAAAGAAAATACGATGGAGAAGTCCGTTTTTAAAATAGAACAATTATTTGATTTTGAGGGTCTACGTGGAAGAGTAATGTCTTCCTCCTATACTCCTATGCCTGAACACCCTAACTACGGACCTATGATGGACGAATTAAAAAAGTTATTTAATCGATATGAGAAAAACGGTAAAGTACCTTATACATATGAAACAGAGTTATATTGGGGGGAGATTTAATGCGCTTCTTTTATGTATAAATGAAAAAAGCCCAGAAAATTTTCCGGCTTCTCAAGTAAATATGGGACTGCGATATTTCACCAAGACTTCAATCTAAATGATAACAGAACCCAAAAGAATAGTCTAGTAATTTTTAGGTCAAATGTTAACATTAGGGTACCGGTAAAAATAATGTGGGTGCGCACAGCTACATGGGATGGAGTTAGCCAATGAAGGGTTTAGACTTAAGTGAGGAGTTTTATTGGGAGATCGTAAGGCCAATAATAGCCTGTCGTTTCCCACAACTGTTGGAAAAACATGCTGCTGGATTAATTGGTTATGGCTCAGATGTCTTAGGTTATGATGATGATTTATCAAGAGATCATGAATGGGGAGCGAGATGCTACATTTGGTTGCTTGACTCGGACTATGATGAGTACGCTACATCCCTAAATCAAGCATTTGACGAAGAAGTTCCAATTTTATTCAAGGGATATCCCTCTCGTTTTTCCGTAGATGAATTCAATGAGGTGCTTGTACCGTATAATGGAAAAAGCAATATACATCATATTGCAATTACTAGTGTTTCTCGGCATATGCGAATCCAATTGGGATTGCATACTTCTCAGCTCTCCATTTACGATTGGTTAGTAATTCCTGAACAAAAATTGATAGAGTGGACAAGAGGAAAGATTTTTACGGATCCTGTAGGCGAAATAACTGAAGTACGAAAGACTCTTTCTTATCTACCTGAAGATGTATGGCGGTATAAATTGAAATATGCATGGAGCTCATTTCGTCATCTCTATGTGGCAAGGCTCACAGATATTAGAGGAGAGTCATTATCAGCTAGATTAATCATAAACAGAATGGTAGAGAAAGCAATCCAATTGGTTTTTCTCTATAACAAAAGTTATCGACCTGGTACTTACAAATGGATTTCGAAGGAACTGGCACAGACCAGTCCTTTAGCCAATGAGTTGATTGAACTTCTTGAAGGTATCATCATGGAACCTTGTGTTACAAAAGCAGTTGAACAAATCGAGGGTGTATTAGCGATACTAGTAAAACAACATAATGACATGAAGTTGACGGAATATATCGAACTTGAACCTCCCATCTTCTACGCAAGAGGTTTACAATCCTATTCTTATATTAATGTAGAGGATGCGTTATTTTCTTCGTTACCTAAAGGACTTCAACATCTTGAAATACCAGGAGCTTTGGACCAATTTGTCACCAGTGAACATATATTGGTATGGGCAGAACATTACTCGAAGTTCAAGCCAATATACAGTATAAAGTCCGACATAAAAAGAATTGGAATAGGTGATATGATTGTTTAGTCGTATTGGTAGTTAATTTTGCTTAACATTGAGCATACAGCAACCAGATAATATGTGAATGGTCATTCCTGAGGGATGGCCATTTTTCAAAACTTGCCGTTACAGATAGCGCGGAGAACCATATCATCAAAAGGGGCAAATCCACGATTCATAATTTATGCAGACTCTGGCCCCGATGTAGACCTGGGTCTGCATTTTTTATGGCTATACGGTTTAGCGATGTAAAGATCAGGATGTTCTTAACGCGACAACATCTTTCTGATGGACTATACAAGGGCTTGGACAGGCACCCCATCTGTTGAAGCAGCCAAGAGGAATCGGAATGCGCCGATTCGCATAAGGTTAATTTCGGGTTCCGGTGAAACCGCTCCGGCTTGCCGGACGTATTAACGCTCAAACGGCCGAAAGAGGAAGAGGTCTTGAACTAACCTTTAGGAGGAATTGGAATTATGGCAGCTCATGAAATCGATTATGTCATTATGGGTGAAGAAATGCAGTGCGTGGAGGTTCAGCTTGATCCTGGCGAGAGCGTCATTGCGGAAGCGGGCAGCTTCATGATGATGGACCCGGAAATCCGTATGGAGACGATCTTCGGAGACGGCAGCGGTTCGAATCAAGGCGGCGGACTGATGGGCAAGCTGATGGGCGCAGGCAAAAGAGTGCTGACCGGCGAAAGTCTGTTCATGACCGTATTCACGCACGCCGGAGGCTACGGGCGGAAATCCGTCACATTCGCCGCTCCGTATCCGGGGAAAATTATCCCGCTCGACCTTCTGCAATACAACGGGAAAATCATCTGTCAAAAGGACGCCTTTCTCTGCGCCGCGAAGGGTGTATCCGTCGGGATTGAATTTCAGCGCCGGCTTGGTGCCGGATTCTTCGGCGGCGAAGGATTCATTATGCAGAAGCTGGAAGGCGACGGCCTGGCCTTCGTCCATTCCGGCGGCTACGTCATGGAGAGAACGCTCCAGCCCGGAGAAGTGATCCGGCTGGACACGGGTTGTCTTGTCGCCATGACCTCGTCGGTGGACTACGATATCGAGATGGTCAAGGGCATCAAGACGGCCCTGTTCGGCGGCGAAGGCCTGTTCTTCGCTACGCTGCGCGGACCGGGCAAGATTTGGGTTCAGTCGCTGCCGTTCAACCGGATGGCCGACCGTATTCTGTCCGCAGCCCGCGGCACGGGACGCAAGGAAGAGGGCAGCATCCTCGGCGGACTGGGTAATCTGCTGGACGGCAGATAATCGGATAGGAAGAGGCTTTCATTGGGGCCGTTAAACACATGGAGCTGTCGTGTGTTTAACGGCTTTTTGTATGCGCGATGATAACGAAAAGCGGGGGGCGGGGATAATGCTATCCCACGTGAATTATTTACGGGAATGTATAACAAAAGACAGGGATTATGTCGATAATCACGAAAACTGGTACGAACTCACGCAACGCATGGATGCATGAAAGGATTGGCCTGCTGTCCCTGGACAATGGCCTGCATGTGTACCAGTTACTCAGGCTCTTGGACTCAGGGTCTGTCTATTTAGGGGGTTAAGCTGATGAAAACAAAGAGAAAATCTGTCCGCTTCCTGTATATGCTATGCGTGACGGGAATGCTGGGGTGGACAGTGTCATGCTCATCCGGAAGCGTCCCGCCGAAAGCGCAGCAAGCGGCCGAGTCTGCTTCGGCCGAAGCAAGCGGCAGCGAAGGCGGGGCCGTCGAACAGAGAGCAAAGGCGGCCGCTGACTCGGGAAAGCAAGGCGAGGTGACAATCGGAGCCGTTCTACTAGATGAGACTGACCGGTATCTTACCTATCTGGCGCAGAACATGAAGCGGGAGGCTCAGGCCGAGCCGGGAACGTCGCTTGAAATCAAATATTCCGGCGAAGATGCGAAACTCCAAGCCGAACAGGTGGAGGAGCTGCTTGCGGCGGGGGTAAACGCCATCGTGTTTATTCCGCTGAACGCGGAGCAATCGGTCAAGCTGTCAAAACGGATTCAGGACGCCGGAATTCCGGCCATTGTCCTTTGCCGCGCTTATGAAGGGGTGGAGAAGGCGACGGCATACGTCGGCTCCGATCAGCCGCCTTCTGCAGAATCGCCCCCCGATGCCGCCGGAATTCTGGAGATGAGCGAGATCGCCAAATTGCTGGGGGGACAGGGGAATATTGCGCTGATCGACGGGGGACAAGGAGAGAAGCGGGCCGATGATATCAAGAGTGTCATTGCCCGGCACCCGGGACTGAAGCTGGTGCATGAAGGAAGCGCTTCGCATGACCGGTATCAGGCGCTGCTGCTCATGTCGGACTGGCTGAAGGCCGGCCAACCGATTGACGCTGTCGTGGCGACTAATGACGAAATGGCGATCGGAGCGATTCTCGCCGCGCGGTTGGAGGGCAAAGAGAAGAATATACGGTTTGCGGGAGTCGACGGCACGATGCAGGCTCTGGAACTGATGAAGATGGGCAGCATTGATGTCACTGTCTTTCAGAATGCGGCTGAACAGGGTAAGCAGGCAGTAAAGGTCGCGCTCAAAGCCGCAAAGGGCTTAAGCTTCTCCAAAAATACATACGTCCCATATGAGCTGGTCACTGCAAATCAAACGGACCAGTATATTGCCAAATGGAAAAATTAGGAGAGGAGGGAGCGTCATTGCGTTTATCTATTGCACATAAATTATTGGCCGGATTTTTGATAGTCGCCATCATTTCCGGTTGTGCGGGTGTGAGCTACATCCAGTCCATGCGAAAGGTGCAGAGGACCATGGCGAAGGTTCTGGAACAGCATGTGAAGGTGAAGGAACAGGCGGACAACCTGAAATTCTATGCCATATCGCAAAACAGCAATCTGCAGTCGTATTTGCTGAATCAGGATACGTTCTATCATATGAAGCTGCAGACCGACAACAGCCGAACGGAGCAGCTTCTGGATGAGATGTCTCCCCTGCTTGCGGAGCAGCCGGAGAGTCGCAAGATGATTGATCTGATGAAAAGCATGAACCGGTATTACAGCGAGAAGGCCGAGACGCTGTTCGCGCTGCCGAAGGAATCTTTGGAAGGCACTTTTTTGGAGGCCAAGACTGATCTGATGCTGATGGGTGACTCTATCGTTCACTATGCCCAGCAGCTCTCGGATGAACAAAACCGGGAAATGCTGGCGGTCAAGGCGGCTCTGGATCGGACGAATGCTGAGGCGATTCGAATCACTATGGCGATCGGAATTGCCGTCTTCGTTCTTGCGGTCGGAATCGGCTTGTACATGGCCCGTCTGATATCCCGGCCGATCCGGCAGCTGTCCTCGGCGGTGCGATCCATTTCCGAAGGGAATTTGGGAGGGGAGCCTCTCGTTCTGAAGCAGAAGGATGAATTAGGCGTGCTGGCAGAAGCCTTTGGCCGGATGCAAGACAACCTGAGAGTCATTGTCAAGGAAATTAACGAGAGCACCGAGCAGCTAATCACGATATCCGCAGAGGTGGCGGCAGGTACGGAAGAGACGAGCCGGGCGGCGGAGCATATGGCTGCCGTGATGAGCGATTTGGCCACTACAAGCGGCAGCCGGGTGGAGGCGACGAAGCAAGGGCAGGAAGCGGTTATGGCCGTCGATGCCGATATCCGAAATATCGATCGGAACAGCCAAGCCGCGATGGATGTCGCCAGACAAGCGCAGGATATGGCTGTATTGGGTGAATCGGGGCTTGCCGGTGCGGTTAGCCAGATGAACACGATCCGGGAGCGGATGGAGGATATCGAGCGGACGATGGAATCCCTTGAGAAGCGCTCCGCCGAAATCGAAGTAATGAACAACGTCATTTCCTCAATCGGGGTGCAGACCAATCTTCTGTCGTTAAATGCGGCAATTGAAGCTGCACGGGCCGGCGAGCAGGGAAGGGGATTTGCGGTCGTAACGACAGAAATCCGCAAGCTGGCCAATGAAACCAACGCTTCGGCGGAAAAAGTCCGAGCGCTGGTTCAGGCGATACAGAGCGATACGCGGCAGGTTGGCCTGTCGGTCAGGGAAATGAATGACGAGGTGGCGCAAGGCGTACAGACCACCAGTTCCGTCAGTGAATTGTTCGAGAGGATCAAGAGTCTGACCAATGATACTACGGGTGAAATTCACGAGGTAACCGAAGCGCTGCATCATTTATCCGGGCACTCCGAGAAAATCGTCTATACGATGGACCGGATATCGGAGATGACGAAGACTGTGGCGGAGAGTACGGAAAGTGTGGGAGCCGCCACCGAGCAGCAGCTTGCCTGCATGGAGCAGAATTCGGCGCATACCTCCATGCTGCATGAAATGTCGGCCAAGCTTCGTCAGACGGTCCTGCATTTCAAGCTGTAGCTCTAGCGTAAGAGTTCCTGATGTTTTCGGCGGCTTTCCGTTGTTCTTGACCTTTTCAATGTTTATAATCAGAGGATAAGGAGCAGAACGCGGTGCCCGAGATTCCCTTTTCTGTGGTTTGACGGCAAGGCCGGGGAAGAGATAAATTTCTATACCTCGATCTTTTAGAAAAAGCGGTTAGAGTGATGAACGCGTTACTTCATATGGACAAGCTGAATATTGAAACGCTAAAGAGGTTATAGGACGGAGCGTTCTCTTGCCCGTTTCCGGCTCATAAAAATCGCCTTTGACCGGACTCTCCCGAATCGGGAGGTCCGGTCAGACCTCTTTCATCGGCCAAATCAGCGCGTCCAGACGATCTGTATAGGTGACGGCCGAAGGAGCGGAGTCCAGGGATATTCCATAGGCTTCGGCCAGCGTGTTGGCCTTCAGATGAATAGAAGCTTCCTGTAACGGCCAAGGAAGGTGATGGATATCCATTTCAAACAGCCGTCCCTTCAGGTCTGAAGTATACAGGCAGTAGCGCTCGGTCAGCCAATAGAGAAGGGTGCCAATCCGGGCATGAAACAGAGGCCCTTCGGCCGCTTGATATTCGGCGCTAAACACCGCTTGCTGCGATCCCTTACGTCTTGAGCTTGTAAAAGTGACTCCGGATTCGGAAAATCTAGCCTTCATATCGGCATAATGATACGGCAAGTGTCCGATCCGGCGCGCCGCCAGGACAACCGGCCGGCTGGAGGCTTCCAGGCCAAGAAAAAGAACACCCGGTTTGCCGTTCCGGATAACGTAGGTTCGTACATTCAGCTCCAGAAAGCGGCTGGCCAAAGGAAGGGGAGGAATACCCCTCAGCCTTAGCGGTTTCACAAGAAAAGGAGACATGCTGACCCACGGCGTGCCCTGCCATTTATCTAGCTCGAGACCGCCCGGCACGTATGGCTGCAGTTCCCGTTCAACCGCCGGCCAGTGTGCGAACAGCAGATGATTCCAGCCCTGCTTCATTGCCCACGATCCTTTGGGTAGCGGGTATGGCCGATGATTTGTATGCGCAAGGATCTCCCGGTTGTCCACGGAGCGCACCTCCTTCAAGAGTTTTCCTTTTATTATTTCCCTCCCGGCACATGAATTATCGTTGGGGCGTTATCGCTGTGCGTTTCCGGCTAAGTCCCTTGATTGGTGCGGGAAAATATACTGACGACTTTAAAGAGGGGAAGGAAAACCGGCAGCCTTTATGGAATTTTATAGTGGATATGGCAGGGAAGCTTGGACACTGACGGGTATTAGTTGAGGTTTTGGATTTTTGCTGGTCTACCGCGTTTGCGGCTGTTGTGAGTTGAATAAGGCCGTAAGCGCTTGCCTGAATTGACCCGAGCTTGGAAAACAAGCAGGAAACGGAAATGGGGGATACCAAGAAGTGGAACCGCCTATGGACGGAAATCTGATCTCGATATTTGGCGCCGATGCGCCCGATCATCTTCGCAAGGAATCGCTGCGTGATCTTGTCAAGCTTGCGGGCGTGCTGGCGGAGCTGCGGGAGCATTTCGAGGAACCGCTGAAGGTGCTGGAAACGTTGAAAATGCTGAACCTGATTCAGCGGGAGGCGCTGGGGCTGGATGAGCCGCTTGCGGATGGCGACGCCCTCTTTTACCGATTCAGGAACAAGTACGGATACGAGCCGGGCATCCGCCTGGACCGCCTGCTGAATGTTCTGCAGAAATATAACTGGATCAGCCGCGGCAAGCGCCGACTGACGATGCTGGATGCGGGCAAAAGGATGACGGATACGCTGATCCGCTTGGCCAACGATTCGCTCGCTTACTATATGCAGGACGATGTGGCCCGGTCTCTGTTCCAGGCAAGAAGGGATGCGGATCTTGGCGAAGCATACGACGACAAAGGGATTTCGGGGGGCGACAGGATGGCCAGCATGATTCGCAACACGGCGGATGCCGTAGACGAGCTGAAGGAACGGCAGCTGGAGCTCCTCGCCGACCGGAACGCCCTTCCCCAGATTCAGATTATCGCGGATTTGATGCAGGAGCTGAACGACCGGATGAATGAAAGGCTAAGCCCATTCGAAGGTGTTGAGGAGGCCGATTCCTTACCGCCCCTGCTTCAACAAGGCAGGGAAATCATGCGGGAAGGAATGGAGATATCCCTTGGCACGCTGAATAAATTTCTCCATTTCGCCCGCTTGCAGCAGACCGAGATCAGGACCGAAATTTCTCCGCAGGCCATTCGCCGCTACATTATCCAATCCTTTGACAAAGCAACCGATTCCGAGCAGCCCCGCGGCCATGAAATATTGAGCTTTCTGGAGCAGGATCGCGTCCCCGGAGAACGGTTGGACGGCATGTGGGTACCCGTGCAGTTCGCCTCCCCGGTGTCCAATCTTCAGCTTGCAGATACCGTCCGCTATCTCGAAGGGTATGTGCCCAAGGCCGAGCCGATCCTCGAGCGGCTGGAGCCTGACTATCCGAAAGCCGAGGAATGGACCGAGGATGAAATTGGCCTGCATCTGGCCCGGATGGAATGGCAATTGACCAAAGAGCGGATACGGACAGACGAAGTCGAGCGGATTTTACAGAAGCGGGAAGCGGTAGGGCTGGAAAAGCTTGTGCTGGAGGCGGGTTCGGAGAACTGGAGCGATGCCTTGAACGCACTGCTGGCCGTCTCCGCTCTGGTAGGCGGACAACAGGCGGCGATTGAACGGGAAGAAGGCGGTGCAGAACATGCACAGGCGCCCGAAACCCGGACGGAGTGGCAGCTCATGAATAAAGGGGGAGAAAAAAATGTCGTCAGAAGAACTGGAGGGCAGCTACAGCAATCTGCCGCTGGCAGCGATGGAGCGCCTGACGGCGGTGCTCAGTCCCGATGAAGAATATGCGTTCGTTCAGATTATGTTCTCGTCCTCGGCGGCGGTGCGCAGTGACAGCTTCGGCCTGTCCAGACGGGAAGTGATGAAGATATTGAAGCTGAGTCCGGATGACGGGCAGGGGTTTGTCTCTTTTTTGAAAAGAGTGAATCAGGCCGTCTCTCGCTACTACAGGCTGGTCTATGACGAGCGGCGGGACCGGGCCGTTGTGCTGATTCATGTTCCTGCCAGACAGGCCAGAGAGCTGCTGCCTTCCGAAAGCCTGGCCTTGCTGATGTTTATTTTTTATCACCAGGAAGTGCTCCGGAACGATTTCACACTGTTCACCCAGCTGCTTGAGGCGTTCGGGCATGAGTCTCTTGACGTCAGGCGGAAAATACTTGCGAACCTTGACACGCTTATCAAGCTTGGCGCCGTGTCCCGATACGAGCATCCATCGGGTGAGGAAGCCTATGCGCTGACAGCGATCGGGGCCCGGCTGTTCTCGGACTCCTATTTGAAACGTTTTACCGAGTTTAGCCACTCGCAGCAGCTGAATATGGACGATGTGCTGAAGTTCTTCAAACGCTATAATCTCGAGGCAGGTGAGGGAATGTGAATCCTTGGGCGCTGGAGTTTAGCGGCATCCGCGATTTTACCGATACCCGGCTGGAATGGGGCGGACCTGAAGATCATGTGCTGATAGGCGGGCCGAACGGCTCGGGAAAATCGACAATCACGTTCTGCCTTGGAGCGGTGCTTGCCTCTTCCAAAGTGGATCTGGAAGGGCTGCGTTCGCGGAATTTATCGCCAGACCGGGTGTGGCGAGCGGCGATTCAGCTTGTTTTTGCCAATACCGGGGACAGCCCCGTTGATGCTGGAGCTTACATCGGCTTCCGGTTGAATCTGGAGCAGCAGCCCGGGGAGCCACTGCGGAAGGAGTATTATATTTGCGAAGGGGAAGAAGCCTGGAAATGGGATACAGAGACCCGCTATACCCCCGGGGACAGCGTCAATGATCTGCATGAGTACCGCCAGCAGCTGAAGCATAAATATAAGGTGGCCCCCGACGCCTTTTATTTGATCTGGTATCAGCAAGATGTGAACCAGTTCGCTGTCATGCGGCCTGAGGAGCGCTTCCGTATCTTCAGCGAAATGACCGGCATTGACCGGATGCAGCATAATTGGGAGAAGGTAAAAGAGGAACGAAAAGATGCGCTCTCCACGCTCCAGACGGCGGAAAGCAACCAGCATTCGCACAAGCTTAACCTGGGCAACTGGCAGCAGGAGCGGGACCGGCTGCTCGGAAGGAACGAACGCCGGAGGCTGGGACTCCATACTGCGCTGACCGCTTCGGCGGCGCTTGAACGGCTGTACGGCAGGGAAAGCGATGCGCTGAGGGAGCGGATCGGCGGACTGGAAGAGCGGTTGGGAGCTGAAAAGGAGCGATTAATGGGGCTGGAGGAGGAGCACCGGTCCTGCCAGGGAGAGCTTGAAGACAAGACGCGCCGGAAGAATGAACTGGACGGCCTGCTGGCGGAGCTGGAAGGACGGACGGACGAAGAACGCACCCTTCGCGAGCGGCTGAGTGATGAATACCGGCAGCTGGAAGATATTCTCCGGGAGCTGGATAAACAGATGAGGGCGATTCCCTATTCCAGAGCACAGGTCGAAGAACGGTTGGCGCAGGACCGGGCAAGGCTCCGGGAGACGGAAGCCAAAGAGCGGGAGACAGAGGAGAAGTGCCGGGAGGCCCAGACGCATCTGGATCGGCTGATCGGGGAAGTCGGCAGGCTGAAATATGCGCAGGAGGAGGACTTCCGCAGGCTAGGCGACGCCAAGAAGATGCTCGCCCAGTATGGTGGAAGCGCCGGGCTTGAACGCGAGGTCGAGAGCCTGGAGAGCCGGCGTTCCGCCTTGCTGGACAGCGGAAGGGAACTGGAGCAAGGCATCCGCTCTATGAAGGAGGAGGTCTTCACGCTGATGAAGGGCGGCGGAATGCTCAGCTTGAGACAGGCGAAATCGATCGGCCGCCTGCGCGGCCAAGGTCTAACCGTCTACACCCTGCCGGACCTGCTGGAAATGGACGAGCATGTTCCGCTGGAGCGGGAAGAGCGGCTGGACGCCATCAAGTATACGCTGTTTGTGGACGCCCGGGGCTTCGCAGCGCCGACCGATGTCTGTCATGTCGAGCTGCCTGCCGTTGTCCCCGAACGGACGATGGATGAGCTGCCACCTCTCGGGCTGCGCGTGAAACAAGATATCGACGACAAGACGTACGCCGCAGCCCAGAAAGCATTATGGTGGATCGGAACCCTGATATCCGGCGCCGCTTCCTCGAAGGCTTGGCTTGGAAACGGCCAGCTTGTCGACGCCCTTGGACGGAGAGGGGCTCAGGAGGACAGGCAATGGATTCTCCATCCGCGCGGAATCAAGCTGCGTATGAAGCACGCAGGCGAAGAGCTGGACAAGCTGGAGCTTCAGCTTGATTCCGAACGCCGGGAACTGGAGGAATGCGAGGAACGGCTGAGTCTCATCCGTTCGGTGCTTCAAATGATCAAGGAAGCGGAGACAATTGTGGGCGATGTTGCCGAGCGGGATTTGAGAAAGCGCGAGCTGGAGCGGAAGACGGACGAGCTGCGGAAGTGGACGGAAATCCGGGACGAATCCGCCGGTGAAGCCCGGCAGCTGAACCGGACCGCCGCCGAGCTTGCGGTCCGAATTGAAGCGCTCGAGGGCTACCGGCAAGTGTATGACCGGGCCGACCGGGAAAGCTCCGCAATCGAGCGCTTCGGGCAGCTCGGCAGAGAGCTAGAGATTTCGGCCGAGCGGGTGCAAAAGCTCGAAAGAGAGCTTCAGGACCGTGAGGAGGAAGCGGATCGGCTTACCCGCTCGCTGGAATCGGCAAGGAGGAGGGTCAGGGAGCAGCTCCAGTATATCGAAGAATCGAACAAGACGCTGGAGGCGCTGACCCGGGAGAAGAACGACGGGCTGGAGCTTCTGGAAGTCGCAGAGGAGAGCTGGACGGCCGAGCGCCGATTTTACAGCGACTGGACCGTTCGACTGGATTCCGTATACGCCACACTACTTGAGGAATCGCCGGACTTTCCTCCGGCGGCCGACTGGAATCCGGCGCAGGCTAAAGCGCGCAAGGAGGACGCTCTCGTTCAGTTAAATCAGGCGATCATCGAGACGGTGGACGAGAACGCCGTGGAGAATTACGAGAAAGTCAGGCTGGAGTTCGAGCGGGGCGAGCAGGAGGTGCAGAATGCCCGCATGCTTCTGCGTCAGCTGGAGGAGAGTCTGGCCGAGCTTGAA encodes:
- a CDS encoding HAMP domain-containing methyl-accepting chemotaxis protein, whose amino-acid sequence is MRLSIAHKLLAGFLIVAIISGCAGVSYIQSMRKVQRTMAKVLEQHVKVKEQADNLKFYAISQNSNLQSYLLNQDTFYHMKLQTDNSRTEQLLDEMSPLLAEQPESRKMIDLMKSMNRYYSEKAETLFALPKESLEGTFLEAKTDLMLMGDSIVHYAQQLSDEQNREMLAVKAALDRTNAEAIRITMAIGIAVFVLAVGIGLYMARLISRPIRQLSSAVRSISEGNLGGEPLVLKQKDELGVLAEAFGRMQDNLRVIVKEINESTEQLITISAEVAAGTEETSRAAEHMAAVMSDLATTSGSRVEATKQGQEAVMAVDADIRNIDRNSQAAMDVARQAQDMAVLGESGLAGAVSQMNTIRERMEDIERTMESLEKRSAEIEVMNNVISSIGVQTNLLSLNAAIEAARAGEQGRGFAVVTTEIRKLANETNASAEKVRALVQAIQSDTRQVGLSVREMNDEVAQGVQTTSSVSELFERIKSLTNDTTGEIHEVTEALHHLSGHSEKIVYTMDRISEMTKTVAESTESVGAATEQQLACMEQNSAHTSMLHEMSAKLRQTVLHFKL
- a CDS encoding YqjF family protein — protein: MDNREILAHTNHRPYPLPKGSWAMKQGWNHLLFAHWPAVERELQPYVPGGLELDKWQGTPWVSMSPFLVKPLRLRGIPPLPLASRFLELNVRTYVIRNGKPGVLFLGLEASSRPVVLAARRIGHLPYHYADMKARFSESGVTFTSSRRKGSQQAVFSAEYQAAEGPLFHARIGTLLYWLTERYCLYTSDLKGRLFEMDIHHLPWPLQEASIHLKANTLAEAYGISLDSAPSAVTYTDRLDALIWPMKEV
- a CDS encoding class I SAM-dependent methyltransferase, whose translation is MDINQSFSNRVKDYVKYRPTYPSDAIDYLYDIVKLDENSTVADIGAGTGKLSKLLVERGTNVIAVEPDQEMRKASEQILGHESNFRAVAGSAESTCLRDNSVDFIVCAQAFHWFDRTVTKIEFKRILKEHGKVILVWNTRQTKGTPFLEGIEHLLLNYGIDYSEVNHKNISEDKLQLFYKENTMEKSVFKIEQLFDFEGLRGRVMSSSYTPMPEHPNYGPMMDELKKLFNRYEKNGKVPYTYETELYWGEI
- a CDS encoding DUF4037 domain-containing protein, which encodes MKGLDLSEEFYWEIVRPIIACRFPQLLEKHAAGLIGYGSDVLGYDDDLSRDHEWGARCYIWLLDSDYDEYATSLNQAFDEEVPILFKGYPSRFSVDEFNEVLVPYNGKSNIHHIAITSVSRHMRIQLGLHTSQLSIYDWLVIPEQKLIEWTRGKIFTDPVGEITEVRKTLSYLPEDVWRYKLKYAWSSFRHLYVARLTDIRGESLSARLIINRMVEKAIQLVFLYNKSYRPGTYKWISKELAQTSPLANELIELLEGIIMEPCVTKAVEQIEGVLAILVKQHNDMKLTEYIELEPPIFYARGLQSYSYINVEDALFSSLPKGLQHLEIPGALDQFVTSEHILVWAEHYSKFKPIYSIKSDIKRIGIGDMIV
- a CDS encoding TIGR00266 family protein, producing the protein MAAHEIDYVIMGEEMQCVEVQLDPGESVIAEAGSFMMMDPEIRMETIFGDGSGSNQGGGLMGKLMGAGKRVLTGESLFMTVFTHAGGYGRKSVTFAAPYPGKIIPLDLLQYNGKIICQKDAFLCAAKGVSVGIEFQRRLGAGFFGGEGFIMQKLEGDGLAFVHSGGYVMERTLQPGEVIRLDTGCLVAMTSSVDYDIEMVKGIKTALFGGEGLFFATLRGPGKIWVQSLPFNRMADRILSAARGTGRKEEGSILGGLGNLLDGR
- a CDS encoding substrate-binding domain-containing protein codes for the protein MKTKRKSVRFLYMLCVTGMLGWTVSCSSGSVPPKAQQAAESASAEASGSEGGAVEQRAKAAADSGKQGEVTIGAVLLDETDRYLTYLAQNMKREAQAEPGTSLEIKYSGEDAKLQAEQVEELLAAGVNAIVFIPLNAEQSVKLSKRIQDAGIPAIVLCRAYEGVEKATAYVGSDQPPSAESPPDAAGILEMSEIAKLLGGQGNIALIDGGQGEKRADDIKSVIARHPGLKLVHEGSASHDRYQALLLMSDWLKAGQPIDAVVATNDEMAIGAILAARLEGKEKNIRFAGVDGTMQALELMKMGSIDVTVFQNAAEQGKQAVKVALKAAKGLSFSKNTYVPYELVTANQTDQYIAKWKN